In one Serinus canaria isolate serCan28SL12 chromosome 2, serCan2020, whole genome shotgun sequence genomic region, the following are encoded:
- the DSCC1 gene encoding sister chromatid cohesion protein DCC1 isoform X1, with protein MEAVARSSERAGAAMRSRAEVDATLQTAKLNPAELLPAVHCLSFGPQAGSGECCLLQLEPGLCAELEAGRSLVIRGEKDEHAVLCSKDKTYDMKIADTSNMLLFVPGCKTPEELKADQASCNIIHSEIAGFSKNYWELRRCRPKLKKLRKLLMEDPYEGPDSQKDQASTFSKYTTEDLLNLIQASEEEILHQLQVIDACKIEGYWRILDFNYEMKLLNHVTQLIDSESWPLSKVPLCACLEELGSLEPREMIEHILLSYGKKYVDDGEVFFEMHEDKICRAIAQMLLQNAVKFNLSEFEEIWQHSVPEGMTTRLDQLQGLALVDKSSRPGTIFLLKVEDLPEDNQERFNSLFGIREKWTEVDITPYIQDLCAEKQTVGALLTKYARSSMLNGVKVYNSRRPIS; from the exons atGGAGGCCGTGGCGCGGAGCTCGGAGCGGGCCGGTGCCGCCATGCGGAGCCGCGCCGAGGTGGACGCCACGCTGCAGACGGCCAAGCTGAACCCGgcggagctgctgccagccGTGCACTGCCTCAGCTTCGGCCCGCAGGCCGGCAGCGGCgagtgctgcctgctgcagctggagccgGGGCTCTGCGCCGAGCTGGAGGCGGGGCGCAG cctggtaATCCGTGGTGAAAAGGATGAACACGCAGTGTTGTGCAGCAAAGATAAAACTTATGACATGAAAATAGCAGATACCTCAAATATGCTGCTGTTTGTTCCTGGCTGCAAAACTCCAGAGGAACTGAAAGCAGATCAGGCATCTTGTAATATTATTCATTCAGAG ATTGCTGGTTTCTCCAAGAACTATTGGGAATTAAGGAGATGTCGACCAAAACTGAAGAAACTGAGGAAGCTTTTAATGGAAGATCCATATGAAGGGCCTGATAGTCAGAAAGATCAGGCTTCAACATTTTCAAAG TATACAACAGAAGATTTGTTAAATCTGATTCAAGCAAGTGAGGAAGAAATACTCCACCAATTGCAGGTCATAGATGCCTGCAAAATTGAAG GATATTGGAGAATTCTAGACTTTAACTATGAGATGAAACTCTTGAATCATGTGACTCAGCTAATAGACTCAGAGTCCTGGCCTTTGAGTAAAGTTCCTCTGTGTGCCTGCCTTGAAGAACTTGGATCTCTAGAACCCAG agagatGATAGAACACATTCTTTTAAGCTACGGCAAGAAATATGTTGATGATG GGGaggttttctttgaaatgcatGAAGATAAAATATGCAGAGCTATAGCACAAATGCTTTTGCAAAATGCAGTTAAATTCAATCTATCAGAGTTTGAAGAAATCTGGCAACACAGTGTCCCAGAGGGGATGACAACAAGGCTTGATCAGCTTCAG GGCTTGGCTCTTGTGGATAAAAGTTCAAGACCAGGGACCATCTTTCTGCTAAAAGTGGAAGACTTACCTGAAGACAATCAGGAAAGATTCAACAGCTTATTTGGCATACGGGAAAAGTGGACAGAAGTGGATATTACCCCTTATATACA AGACTTGTGTGCAGAGAAGCAGACTGTTGGTGCTCTTCTGACAAAATATGCTCGCTCCTCAATGCTGAATGGTGTTAAAGTTTATAATTCTAGAAGACCCATCTCATAA
- the DSCC1 gene encoding sister chromatid cohesion protein DCC1 isoform X2, with product MSTSYGSLVIRGEKDEHAVLCSKDKTYDMKIADTSNMLLFVPGCKTPEELKADQASCNIIHSEIAGFSKNYWELRRCRPKLKKLRKLLMEDPYEGPDSQKDQASTFSKYTTEDLLNLIQASEEEILHQLQVIDACKIEGYWRILDFNYEMKLLNHVTQLIDSESWPLSKVPLCACLEELGSLEPREMIEHILLSYGKKYVDDGEVFFEMHEDKICRAIAQMLLQNAVKFNLSEFEEIWQHSVPEGMTTRLDQLQGLALVDKSSRPGTIFLLKVEDLPEDNQERFNSLFGIREKWTEVDITPYIQDLCAEKQTVGALLTKYARSSMLNGVKVYNSRRPIS from the exons cctggtaATCCGTGGTGAAAAGGATGAACACGCAGTGTTGTGCAGCAAAGATAAAACTTATGACATGAAAATAGCAGATACCTCAAATATGCTGCTGTTTGTTCCTGGCTGCAAAACTCCAGAGGAACTGAAAGCAGATCAGGCATCTTGTAATATTATTCATTCAGAG ATTGCTGGTTTCTCCAAGAACTATTGGGAATTAAGGAGATGTCGACCAAAACTGAAGAAACTGAGGAAGCTTTTAATGGAAGATCCATATGAAGGGCCTGATAGTCAGAAAGATCAGGCTTCAACATTTTCAAAG TATACAACAGAAGATTTGTTAAATCTGATTCAAGCAAGTGAGGAAGAAATACTCCACCAATTGCAGGTCATAGATGCCTGCAAAATTGAAG GATATTGGAGAATTCTAGACTTTAACTATGAGATGAAACTCTTGAATCATGTGACTCAGCTAATAGACTCAGAGTCCTGGCCTTTGAGTAAAGTTCCTCTGTGTGCCTGCCTTGAAGAACTTGGATCTCTAGAACCCAG agagatGATAGAACACATTCTTTTAAGCTACGGCAAGAAATATGTTGATGATG GGGaggttttctttgaaatgcatGAAGATAAAATATGCAGAGCTATAGCACAAATGCTTTTGCAAAATGCAGTTAAATTCAATCTATCAGAGTTTGAAGAAATCTGGCAACACAGTGTCCCAGAGGGGATGACAACAAGGCTTGATCAGCTTCAG GGCTTGGCTCTTGTGGATAAAAGTTCAAGACCAGGGACCATCTTTCTGCTAAAAGTGGAAGACTTACCTGAAGACAATCAGGAAAGATTCAACAGCTTATTTGGCATACGGGAAAAGTGGACAGAAGTGGATATTACCCCTTATATACA AGACTTGTGTGCAGAGAAGCAGACTGTTGGTGCTCTTCTGACAAAATATGCTCGCTCCTCAATGCTGAATGGTGTTAAAGTTTATAATTCTAGAAGACCCATCTCATAA